Part of the Mytilus trossulus isolate FHL-02 chromosome 2, PNRI_Mtr1.1.1.hap1, whole genome shotgun sequence genome is shown below.
GATATGTCTTGCTATTACGCAATACTGTGCAactgaagatttcttgctattgcgcaatactgtacaattgaaaatttcttgctattgcacaatacagtgcaattgaagatttctttcTATTGCAtgatacttaatataataattttggaccccgatttgtaccaacttgaaaactgggcccataatcaaaaatctaagtacatgtttagattcagcatatcaaagaaccccaagagttcaatttttgttaaaataaagccaagtttaattgtggaccctttggaccttaatgtagaccaatttgacgacaggaccaaaaattaagaatttgaatacatggttagatttggcatatcaaagaaccccaataattcattttttgttgaaatcaaacaaagtttaattttggacccttttggaccctaattccttgggaccaaaactcccaaaatcaatcccaaccttccttctGTGGTCatagaccttatgttaaaatttcatagatttctgttttcttataCTTAAGGTGGTAGACCTGGGGTAAGGGGAATAACTCGTACACATACACTTGGAGTCATTGATGCGTTTTATTACGGCCCTTAATTTCAAGCATCTGTGTACACAGATCGTTTACCTTGGATACTGTGACAGACGCTGATTAACAACAATGAGAGGTTTGTTccaatcgaaaataaaatctaaacgctcgaacttttttaaaaatttaaacaggtctataaacttacaaaacacTAATGACCATACTTATGTAAAACATAATTACATCGATATCGGGGCTGAAGAGGAAGTGGAGGATGAAATCGAAGGAATGGTGATAGACAATGATTGGCAAGTTGGCAGACGCATCGTAGAATTGGGTGTCCTGGCGGAAAAGATGTACTGTTGTAGGTGCAATGTTCCTTTGCACCTGCATGATACCATCCATGAAAGAACAACAGGATTTGGCAGTTATCTCCACATAATGTGCACCAACCAAGAATGCCGCACAGTGACAGATGTGCCAACTGGAAAAGTCGGACCAACTGGATCATTCAATATCACTGCCAAGATAGTTATAGgtagataattaaatatatcaatacttttttaatcaaaacttaTTTCTATTTCTGTACAAATAAAGGACATACCCCCAATGCATGTAAACAGCGTACTACGATAAGCACAccttttttcccgttttatcgcTATCtgtttattacatttaataCAACTCTTGTACATTATCGTGTACATTTCCTATTTCACCCCacaaaagtagaaaaatgtTGCATACATATCTATTTATGTTAGATTGTATCTGTAGATAATATTTTAGAGAAGATGAGATTGACttctataaattttaaatacataattgTGAGTATAGTTACTTCCCCTGATTTTTTCCCATTTGAAATTGTCCTCCAAATTATGTTTCGTTTCAAAAAAGtcttttacaataaattatcTATAAGAAAAGATATTTTCAAGTATCAAAAAGATAAAGTGATTGttcaaagtttatatttaaattaataattgCAATGAATGTTATTAATGTGAAGtatattgtttacataaatgaaaaagttataaatttccTTTGTCATTCTTATTTAAGTCTAGCCATTCTAAAATTTAATCCCTAGCCTACTGTTTAAATTGTGTAACAGCATAACATATCACTAGTtgtatgtaaatgaaaaaaggaattttatttttaaagtttgaaaagttaGGTACTACAAGGAATTTTAgtttcaaaagtttcaaagcTTACCAAAATTTATGTGCCAGTTCTCATACTACTatttatagtagtctcaggccagtttcaacattttttgaaatatgttacTGCCAGTTTTCGTTTAATACTCTTTAAaacttttccttttattttgttcaagtttctaagtttttattaaatcagGAAAATCAATACAAGTATAATGATGTCTTCCCCCGCATTAACATGATATTACatcacataaataaatatatattatgtatgacaaaatatcaaatcaatgtTTAATGTTGCAAACAGTTAGTACATGTAAGGGACCACATCAAAAGTtaaatgtaggataaaaaacttaatttacatattttttatttcatcccTAAGTAATTagtaagtaatttttatttgtttgaaattcaaaattacCAGATTGACACCAAGcaatacaaaacatacaaacatatatatatatatcatatcaaattcataaacattgtatacatataaaatagaatatgtggtattattgcccatgagacaactatccacaaaagaccaaaatgacgacaaacattaaaactataggtaaccgtacagccttcaacaatgagcagctTCTGAAATAAAACTATGTCATTTTCTGATAGTTTTGACACCAAAAACTTAATCATGTAAAATTTGGaaacacatttatattatacaaatatttgtatttattcttGCCTTTGATATAGATGTTCTCatttaatttgtatcaaattaaTTGGTATTATCAATGAAATGCCAAATGAGGATTCAGAAGGGGGGGCCGGAGGCCTTAcatgggaaaaaatttggttgataataTAGAGAAGCACTGAAGTGTGACTGGAGTGGTCCCCTTATGTAagtcagcccccccccccccccccccccccccctcttgcATAcagttctggatctgccactaaATGCTATTGTACTTATTGCTAGTCTTATgagaataattataaaaattagaaaatgtggtatgattgcctaaaAGATAACTTTCAATCAAAGACCAAAGGATGTAAAAGTTAGCCACTGTGGGTCACtgaacagccttcaacaatgaacaaaacccataacacatagtcatctataatcaaaaatgtcaagaaattacaataattgtaaaatatatgaattcaAACTTATGTATGAAGTCCATtgttactgaactagtatacatgtacatatttgcttaggggccagctgaaggacgcctccgggtacaGGAGTTTTTCACTACATTGAAGaatcattggtggccttcggctcttgtctgctctatggtggGGCTTTAATACATTCCCAACTTCCTTtctcaatgttttattttgtacaaaacaaagAGTTATATGTAATCAGGTACTATTAATTCAAAATGAATCAATTTCCTTCTATTTATGTTATGAAATTACTCATGTCAATAAGCTAAAAccaatttaaatgtaatttttgtttcataaaatgttttctttcatGTAGGAATGATACATGCTGGCCTAGGATATGCACAAATAAGAAACTTTCTGACAGAGTGTAACTTGCCAGTGATGAGTAAATCTTGCTTCCAAAAACATGAGAAGAAAATTGGAAAAATCTTTGTGTCTGCTGCTGAAGAATCATGTAAGAATGCCCAACAACTGGAAAAGGAAATTTCTGCAGATAAGGTAATActacatataatattataataaatttgaCTTTACATTTTAATCTACTGCTGGACCTCTTTCAAAGCTGACTTAtacataatatcaaaataagaaaaagttgtagccaatgagacatctctccacagAATACCAAATTACACAGGAATTATCAACCATAGGTCACCCTActgccttaaacaatgagcaaagcctacaCTGCAAAGTCTGCTATTAAAGACACTGAAATTACATTTATGTAATAGTCTATTCaagatttatttattcaattatatatatatataaaatactgaAGAATATTTTTCTAGACATTCAATGCGTTGTTTCTTCAGGGGGAGGGACCTGACAAACTTACATCttgtacacaaaaaatataaacttataattgttttccttATCTGCATAGTATCGTCTATTCTAGAGGATCTGGTACAATTCAGAAAATTTACTggttggtcttttttttttagacttctatatataataaatatatatgttaaatattGGGCTGAAACGTTAACAGATCAATAAATTTACTTCAAAGggattaataaaatttgtaaatttttgactggttttttttttttataattcttttctATGAAGCTAAAATGAACAAtagaaatttaagaaatttaaacaatttgttaaCTACCTTATTGCAAtgactaatttaaaaaaaatcatgaattttaGGAGTTGGAGCTTGAGGTCAGTTTTGATGCAGGTTGGCAGAAACGGGGATCCGGATTTAATTACAATAGCTTAACAGGTAAACTTGACtttgtaaaagagggatgaaagataccggAGGCCCGGACATTAAAAGCCATAGATCAAAGATAAACTGACTATGCCATGGCAATGATGgctaaataagaaaaaagtttTCACTTTATTTAACTTtgcattatttatatttgttggtACAATTGTCTAAAAAGATCAAAACCTGTTATCACAATCTGATACAAATactaaagtatatatataaatttcaattattaatGGACATTGGGGTATCCAAGGGTTGGAAccaatccccccccccccccccctcttttttttaaatggctgtaTCCGCCCCTGATGGGTATACAACAAACTATATGTTCATTCAATATTTCACATTATATGacatacaatatacatgtatatatatatgttttatgtatgaGATTCTCACTTATATATCAGTATACTAGTAGTACTACCAGCTGGTCAACCTAAAAATAATGTAATGAATGAACATTTGTAGACCTGCTAGCTTAGATGCATTTAGATTcaagttcaaaatatttaatacagaatcagatgttatatatacaaactaTTGATTcatgttgacaaatatttctacTGTTATAGAGAATTTCTATACTTCATAGAAGTActaagtatatatacatgtataaagtctCTATTTTAGATTTATTGAGTTTTATTCTTTCTGGCTGACTGATCCAATCCTACATGATTttctattcatattttaaataaatatttagtctatttctaacaaataaaatttctaccaaactatgtaatttcaaattgaattacaGGACATGCTTCAATGATAGGAAAGCAAACAGGGAAAGTGACCTGTTATGATATCAGaagtaaaagttgtaaattttGTGAGCATCATGAGGGAAAGAAAGACACAGTTCCAAGTCATGACTGCTGTAGAAATTGGTATGGGTCTAGCAAGTCTATGGAACCAGATATGGCTGTTTCCATGGCACATAAGATGAATGATAATGAATGCCCGATTGATGTAATTCATGCTGACAATGATTCTACTACCATGTTAAAACTGAAACTGGACTTTGAAAACTTGAAGAAAAAGGACGACCAAAATCACACTACAAAGGGAATAACAAAATCACTGATTGAATTGTCTAAAAGGTAATGAAAATTATGTTTTCAGTCATATTGGTTTTTTGGGCTCTTGTCTTAGCTATGAGGATCTAAAAGGGGATCCTTATCAattctgtattctttttttttatgcaattttcTCTATTATCTGATCTTTATTTTTCAGCACCTCATTATTCCCtaatctttattattttgtccATTCCCctctattcttttattttttggccCATAATTTTCTATTATATGACCCTCATTAACACCCTCACCTATGTTGAGCAAATCatattataacatttattgTTGAGCACTTCATGTATAAATGTTAATGTTCACTGGATTGGCATTTCAGTGGgccagtggtggatccagaaattttcataggTAGGGGACCACTGACTGCCTTAGAGGGGACACTCTGGTCATGCAacagtgatttcctatataatcaaccaaattctTCCTCTCAGAAAAAAGGGGTTCTATTTAggttcaatcaatcaatattagATAAAACAGAGATTTTTCATCCCTGTGCAGTTTTAGTCAAACtaacttaaatttaattattcatttaacaCCCTGATTTTAAGTTACAACTGAtgtaatgataaattatatgatTTTGCAGGCACAAGGAGCTGAAGCCAGGAGAAGTAATTCCCTATTTGAACCGATGTTTCATGTATGCTATAACACAGAACAGCAgtagtgaacttgaaattgatgAGGGTCTTTCCAGAATTGTTCCCCATGTCTTTGGAGATCATGAATTGTGTGGTGCAGTAGACTGGTGTACATTTAAAGATGATCCTATATCTTTCAAGTATGCATGACTCATgatgattttttatgtttttttttatattgtaacatTGCTGTCTCATTCACAATAACCACATCACTTTTTTACCtgaaaacattaatattttcaggcgtggatccagccattttaaaaatgaGAGGGTTCtcaacccagagtaaagggggCTTCCAAGTATATGCCCCCATTCAAATGCTTTGATctgccaaaaaaagggggtccaacccccggaacaCCCCCCTTGTACTTGAGGTTTTCTGCTAGCAGTTAGGTCATTtaatttttgcaaatttttaattgtaatgaaaatttaaaaaaacaaaaaaactagttcatataaaaataactttaaaaaaaataattatagttCAACTGTACAAACAAATGCtaacattattaaatatgtaaacatttattgtatataagatataagaagatgtggtatgagtgtcaatgagacaactctccatccaataacaaattggagaaaaaaacataatctgTAAAAGTATGGTCTTTGACACAGGGCCTATACACATTTTTACCTAgtcataaatgtaaaaaaataataatcatattcAGCTAAATGACATATGTCATCTTAATCTGTTATTACAAACTATAAGCAGATAGGGCATATATCCTTATGCAATACAAACTTTACATACATTCATGTCAATACCAACCATATTGAACACATTAGTAATACTTGTGTAATAGTCTAGCTTGATTAAATTACcttaagatttaaagaaattttgtttatttagatataaaagTCTTCCTAATGGAAAGCCTCTGATTAGTGAAGATTTGAGGAGAGA
Proteins encoded:
- the LOC134705859 gene encoding uncharacterized protein LOC134705859, coding for MRGLFQSKIKSKRSNFFKNLNRSINLQNTNDHTYVKHNYIDIGAEEEVEDEIEGMVIDNDWQVGRRIVELGVLAEKMYCCRCNVPLHLHDTIHERTTGFGSYLHIMCTNQECRTVTDVPTGKVGPTGSFNITAKIVIGMIHAGLGYAQIRNFLTECNLPVMSKSCFQKHEKKIGKIFVSAAEESCKNAQQLEKEISADKELELEVSFDAGWQKRGSGFNYNSLTGHASMIGKQTGKVTCYDIRSKSCKFCEHHEGKKDTVPSHDCCRNWYGSSKSMEPDMAVSMAHKMNDNECPIDVIHADNDSTTMLKLKLDFENLKKKDDQNHTTKGITKSLIELSKRHKELKPGEVIPYLNRCFMYAITQNSSSELEIDEGLSRIVPHVFGDHELCGAVDWCTFKDDPISFKYKSLPNGKPLISEDLRRDLENLIEKYKSKASSLRNLGSTQANESFNHSVATKAPKSKHYGGSQSLASRVSSAVLQKNEGYNYLEQMNEAALLSPGEYTKSIAKKLDSEKLKRKIKRQSREFKKKRTELKKKRNKKERRLNIHEPVSYQSEVATIGLSDTEAITIPSPLKLDGTESFTFFDLETTGLSRVSDITQIAAVHDKKLYQSYVLPRCDISFEASKVTGITCCLAKNKMYVHGKEVDTKSQYESLLDFIEFLKTIPNPILVGHNICNFDMAILSNKLKEFNLFSSFCNVTSGFLDTLKLAKRIFPRNEVDNYKQSTLILKYVGMEYSAHNATEDVQSLQHLFHQKMKNNCKHIDLHSIYYCSCKSTYDSLVQNKTVSRDTCMRLAKNGISLSHLQIANSRDANGIKLLFQEFNIPTKTASIFVSAFATEQ